From one Shewanella sp. GD04112 genomic stretch:
- a CDS encoding DUF885 domain-containing protein, whose translation MKLSLLAGTIALVFALQGCSKPETTTAVQEGTIQAAPAQSEAQTAESKYAALVDAYFKDYLKLEPIYATFVGVNDYNAQFGGDLTEEYLKARHDLNTRYLAQVRAIDLEQLPADLQLSYALFVYDREMALVDETFPSRFMPISQFYSTVITMVQLGSGESAQPFNTVQDYRNWEQRVNGFIDWIQLAENRMNEGIASKVVLPRVLVERIIPQLDAMLTTDASQSIFYSPINHFPEGFSDQDKAELTASYQAMINERLVPALTGLRDYFKQTYLPKSRATDGWSGLPNGKAWYQHLANSHTTTTMSVDEIHQIGLNEVARILSEMDKVREQVGFKGDLKAFFASLSSEPQYFYGDRQGLIDGYMVLKDKINQVLPQYFNVMPKADYVVKPVESFREQSAAGASYESPAVDGSRPGVFYINTYNLKAQPKWGMTTLSLHEAAPGHHFQIAIKQELTGVPEFQRFSGYTAFEEGWALYAEYLGIEMGLFSDPYQYFGKLSDEMLRAMRLVVDTGLHAKGWSREQAIQYMKDNSPMAESDIVAEVERYMAIPGQALSYKVGQLKILALRERAEKALGDKFDLKAFHDQILTSGSLPMAVMEQKIDRWIAATKA comes from the coding sequence ATGAAATTAAGTTTATTGGCGGGAACGATAGCGTTAGTGTTTGCTTTACAAGGCTGCTCAAAGCCGGAAACAACGACAGCAGTACAGGAAGGTACGATCCAAGCCGCTCCGGCGCAAAGTGAAGCTCAAACCGCTGAGTCTAAATACGCTGCCTTAGTCGATGCCTATTTTAAAGATTACTTAAAGTTAGAACCGATTTACGCCACTTTTGTCGGTGTTAATGATTACAACGCGCAGTTTGGTGGAGACTTAACCGAGGAATATCTTAAGGCGCGTCATGATCTTAATACCCGTTATTTAGCGCAAGTGAGGGCGATTGACCTTGAGCAATTGCCAGCCGATTTACAACTCAGCTATGCGCTGTTTGTGTATGACCGCGAAATGGCCCTAGTGGACGAAACCTTCCCATCACGCTTTATGCCTATCAGCCAGTTCTACAGTACTGTGATCACTATGGTGCAATTGGGTAGCGGTGAGAGTGCACAGCCTTTTAATACAGTGCAGGATTATCGCAACTGGGAGCAGCGTGTTAACGGCTTTATTGATTGGATCCAATTGGCCGAGAATCGTATGAATGAAGGTATTGCCAGTAAGGTGGTGTTACCGCGCGTGTTAGTTGAGCGGATTATTCCACAGCTTGATGCCATGCTTACTACGGATGCCAGCCAAAGCATTTTCTATTCACCGATTAATCACTTCCCTGAAGGGTTTTCGGATCAAGATAAAGCGGAGCTAACAGCAAGTTATCAGGCGATGATTAATGAGCGTTTAGTGCCTGCATTAACGGGGCTGCGCGATTACTTCAAGCAGACTTACTTACCTAAGTCTCGCGCAACGGATGGTTGGTCTGGCCTACCAAATGGTAAAGCTTGGTATCAACATTTAGCTAATTCTCATACCACCACAACCATGTCAGTGGATGAAATTCACCAAATTGGTCTGAATGAGGTCGCACGCATTCTTTCTGAGATGGACAAAGTACGTGAGCAAGTAGGTTTTAAAGGTGACTTAAAAGCCTTTTTTGCCTCTTTATCGTCTGAGCCACAATACTTCTATGGCGATCGCCAAGGCTTAATCGATGGTTATATGGTGCTGAAAGATAAGATTAACCAAGTATTGCCACAGTATTTTAATGTAATGCCAAAGGCCGACTATGTGGTTAAACCGGTTGAAAGCTTTAGAGAGCAATCTGCTGCGGGCGCGTCCTATGAATCACCAGCTGTGGATGGGAGCCGTCCTGGGGTGTTTTATATCAACACCTATAACCTAAAAGCTCAGCCGAAATGGGGTATGACGACGTTGTCATTACATGAGGCCGCGCCTGGTCACCATTTCCAAATCGCCATTAAACAAGAGCTCACTGGCGTTCCTGAGTTCCAACGTTTCAGTGGATATACTGCCTTCGAAGAAGGCTGGGCGCTCTATGCTGAATACTTAGGCATCGAAATGGGGCTCTTTAGCGACCCTTATCAGTACTTTGGTAAGCTGTCAGACGAAATGCTGCGTGCGATGCGTTTGGTGGTGGATACGGGATTACATGCCAAAGGCTGGAGCCGCGAGCAAGCGATTCAATATATGAAGGATAATTCGCCCATGGCCGAGTCGGATATTGTCGCCGAGGTCGAGCGTTATATGGCGATTCCGGGTCAAGCGCTCTCCTACAAAGTCGGTCAGCTAAAAATCCTCGCCCTACGTGAGCGTGCTGAAAAAGCCCTAGGTGATAAGTTTGACTTAAAAGCCTTCCATGATCAGATCCTAACCTCTGGCTCACTACCTATGGCGGTGATGGAGCAGAAGATCGATCGCTGGATTGCGGCGACTAAGGCTTAA
- a CDS encoding diguanylate cyclase, with amino-acid sequence MIYSFRNSGFRDPETGVYNQTYFMEVFNREWHRHIREQQSLALLYLCPHIHETVKQPHLLEFFTKQVQEALLRATDLIARLDHNHFALGLFNIDQEGTEVVLKRIEQHIQEFNQEFGKNHKLKIDYKLAACLCLPTQEKRIESLFNNVSKLSLELERNQQQSQVLVKLQ; translated from the coding sequence ATGATCTACTCATTTCGTAACTCAGGTTTTAGGGATCCTGAAACAGGGGTCTATAACCAAACCTATTTCATGGAAGTATTCAACCGAGAGTGGCACAGGCACATACGTGAGCAGCAAAGCTTGGCGTTATTGTATCTGTGCCCTCACATTCATGAAACCGTCAAACAACCCCATTTACTCGAATTCTTTACTAAACAGGTACAAGAAGCACTGCTACGGGCGACAGATTTGATTGCAAGGTTAGATCACAACCATTTTGCGTTAGGACTATTCAATATTGATCAGGAAGGTACTGAGGTGGTGTTAAAGCGTATCGAACAACATATTCAAGAGTTTAATCAAGAATTCGGTAAAAATCACAAACTGAAAATCGATTATAAACTTGCCGCTTGCCTGTGCTTACCTACCCAAGAAAAGCGTATCGAATCCTTATTTAATAATGTCTCAAAGCTATCACTAGAGCTTGAACGGAATCAGCAACAATCGCAGGTGTTAGTAAAGCTTCAATAA
- a CDS encoding tetratricopeptide repeat protein translates to MRNANKIAVALLLSLCGGALSVSSAVAAEKCEIDKRQSKAVGESAAKKVQKSFEAYTNGQLDEAIAVLLEANPKNDFDKAYVARMLGNFYAEKGKMDTAIKYLKQAVEADILGGTDHAATLRLYADLLLQEKKFKEAIPYYYKWMDFTCKADSQMYRRIGIAYTELKQWDKVIEVADKGLSLAEAPDKGLYQMKLTSYFNQKKYKKAVGVLEVMVPLFPDDGRLWVQLAQFYLMVEDYDKSLATYDLAYRNGFLDTGANITRLAQLMAQKGAPYQAAKVFQKNMKSGLITEDAKSYEILAGFYQNAKEFKEAAEFYGKAAAINNDGKLYLKQGRLLSLNEKYSEAIPVLEKAISLGIEHPGEANFELALAHLSLKQYKSAYNRAVLAAKDKKTEKSANSYIAYIKEKARMHNVEL, encoded by the coding sequence ATGCGTAATGCTAATAAAATCGCTGTTGCGTTATTACTGTCTCTTTGTGGTGGTGCCTTATCTGTTTCTTCAGCTGTTGCGGCTGAAAAATGTGAAATCGATAAGCGCCAATCTAAAGCGGTAGGTGAAAGTGCTGCGAAGAAGGTTCAGAAATCCTTTGAAGCTTACACCAATGGCCAGCTTGATGAAGCGATTGCCGTATTGTTGGAAGCCAACCCAAAGAACGATTTCGATAAAGCGTATGTTGCGCGTATGCTCGGTAACTTCTATGCCGAAAAAGGCAAGATGGATACTGCGATCAAGTACCTGAAACAAGCCGTTGAGGCGGACATTTTAGGTGGAACAGATCACGCAGCGACACTGCGCCTCTATGCCGACTTGTTGTTACAAGAGAAGAAGTTTAAGGAAGCGATTCCTTACTATTACAAGTGGATGGACTTCACTTGTAAGGCTGACTCTCAAATGTATCGTCGTATCGGTATTGCATACACAGAGCTGAAACAGTGGGACAAAGTGATTGAAGTGGCTGATAAAGGTCTTTCACTCGCCGAAGCTCCTGATAAAGGTCTGTATCAGATGAAACTGACGTCTTACTTCAACCAGAAGAAGTATAAAAAAGCCGTTGGTGTGTTAGAAGTCATGGTGCCGTTATTCCCGGATGATGGCAGATTATGGGTTCAGTTAGCACAGTTTTATCTGATGGTAGAAGACTATGATAAGTCGCTAGCGACTTATGATTTGGCTTACCGTAATGGTTTCTTGGATACTGGAGCTAACATCACTCGTTTAGCTCAGCTGATGGCACAGAAAGGTGCGCCATATCAAGCTGCTAAAGTATTCCAAAAGAACATGAAGTCGGGCCTCATCACTGAAGATGCTAAATCTTACGAGATTTTGGCTGGTTTCTACCAAAACGCGAAAGAGTTCAAAGAAGCTGCTGAGTTTTATGGAAAAGCGGCTGCTATCAATAACGATGGCAAGCTGTACCTGAAACAAGGCCGTTTACTGAGCTTGAATGAGAAATACTCTGAAGCGATTCCAGTGCTTGAGAAAGCCATCTCTTTAGGTATCGAACATCCAGGTGAAGCAAACTTCGAATTGGCATTAGCCCATTTAAGTTTGAAACAGTACAAGTCAGCTTATAACCGCGCTGTATTAGCCGCGAAGGATAAGAAGACTGAGAAGAGTGCAAACAGCTATATCGCTTATATCAAAGAAAAAGCGCGTATGCACAACGTCGAACTGTAA
- a CDS encoding TonB family protein, with translation MLRALVSIIIGAAVTFGLFAFMAFLVGGGAQRAETSAETPVIEITMDRQDAKAQNKPRVVPKPPPPPEQPQKPDTTPPDTSSNIDTSMSFNMGGVEAGGHSAGGFKLGNMMTRDGDATPIVRIEPQYPIAAARDGKEGWVQLRFTINELGGVDDVEVIQAEPKRLFDKEAIRALKKWKYKPKIVDGKPLKQPGMTVQLDFTLDKGGK, from the coding sequence ATGCTAAGAGCACTAGTATCAATCATTATTGGTGCTGCTGTGACTTTTGGTCTGTTCGCTTTTATGGCGTTCTTGGTCGGTGGTGGGGCGCAACGCGCTGAAACATCGGCCGAGACCCCTGTAATTGAAATCACCATGGATAGACAGGATGCAAAAGCACAGAATAAGCCAAGGGTAGTGCCTAAGCCGCCACCACCACCAGAGCAACCACAGAAGCCTGATACTACGCCACCAGACACTTCATCAAATATTGATACGTCTATGTCGTTCAATATGGGTGGGGTTGAAGCCGGTGGTCACAGTGCCGGTGGTTTCAAATTGGGTAACATGATGACACGTGACGGTGATGCAACACCTATCGTCCGTATCGAACCACAATATCCAATTGCTGCGGCGCGTGACGGTAAAGAAGGTTGGGTGCAATTACGCTTTACGATTAACGAATTAGGCGGTGTAGATGACGTTGAAGTAATCCAAGCTGAACCTAAACGTTTATTCGACAAAGAAGCAATTCGTGCACTGAAGAAGTGGAAGTACAAGCCAAAGATTGTTGACGGCAAGCCACTAAAACAACCAGGCATGACAGTACAACTCGACTTCACTTTAGATAAAGGAGGCAAATAA
- a CDS encoding biopolymer transporter ExbD: protein MARKKHSSVDEEAQIDMTPMLDIVFIMLIFFIVTTSFVKPSGLDYNKPKASQATSKPSANIFIGVSKTGVIMMENRQVDIERVTANVERMLAEAPEAAVLIQADKDTQHGLVVKVLDQVKAAGIDKISVSAGND from the coding sequence ATGGCACGTAAAAAGCATTCCAGTGTAGACGAGGAAGCGCAAATTGATATGACACCGATGCTCGACATCGTGTTCATCATGCTGATCTTCTTCATTGTAACAACGTCATTCGTGAAACCATCTGGTTTGGACTATAACAAACCAAAAGCTTCACAAGCGACTTCTAAGCCTTCGGCTAACATCTTTATCGGCGTCAGCAAAACTGGCGTGATCATGATGGAAAACCGTCAGGTTGATATCGAGCGTGTAACTGCAAACGTTGAGCGTATGCTAGCTGAAGCGCCTGAAGCAGCTGTGCTGATCCAGGCCGACAAAGATACGCAACACGGCTTAGTTGTTAAAGTTCTAGACCAAGTCAAAGCGGCTGGTATAGATAAGATTTCGGTATCTGCGGGGAACGATTAA
- a CDS encoding MotA/TolQ/ExbB proton channel family protein — protein sequence MMIHLMDIWDSVRGFMASGGDVLWLVAFVLFLMWVLMLERYWYLNWISPKQHKAIIAAWDAREETTSWYAHRIREAWLSQAKQDLNARMLVIKTLVAICPMIGLLGTVTGMISVFDVMAVQGTSNARLMAAGISMATMPTMAGMVAALSGVFFSTRLDAKMKISLEKLKDSMPHH from the coding sequence ATGATGATTCACCTGATGGACATATGGGATTCCGTCAGGGGCTTCATGGCCTCCGGAGGCGACGTCCTCTGGTTAGTAGCGTTTGTGCTGTTCTTAATGTGGGTATTGATGCTTGAGCGTTACTGGTATCTTAATTGGATATCACCAAAGCAACATAAAGCAATCATAGCTGCATGGGATGCTAGAGAGGAAACCACCTCTTGGTATGCACACCGTATCCGTGAAGCTTGGCTGTCCCAAGCGAAGCAAGATTTGAATGCACGTATGCTGGTCATTAAAACCTTAGTAGCGATTTGTCCTATGATAGGTTTGTTAGGTACTGTTACCGGTATGATTTCAGTGTTCGATGTGATGGCAGTTCAGGGGACGAGTAATGCTCGTTTAATGGCGGCTGGTATTTCAATGGCAACAATGCCCACTATGGCGGGGATGGTTGCAGCATTATCGGGAGTATTCTTCAGTACTCGCCTTGATGCCAAAATGAAAATCAGCTTAGAAAAGCTAAAAGACAGCATGCCGCACCACTAG
- a CDS encoding MotA/TolQ/ExbB proton channel family protein — translation MKKLITTAVLAASFSLTAGMVSAADAPKTIDQLLQQVKVDRAAEGKVNSKREQEFQAERGDKAALLKREKDALAAEKQRGKDLNQAFLDNERKIAQLEEDLKTAQGDLGEMFGVVKGEAGDFAGKLASSNVSAQYPNRDKFIADLGARKQLPKIEELEQFWQEQLFEMAQSGKVVKFEGSVTGIDGSVKNTTIHRIGTYNLTADGKYVVYNPELGLIQELSQQPEGYQVSAVGKWEQTTSGTAPFYIDPARGVLLNIFTNKASFEDRLEAGGTIGYIIIALLALGLLISIERLVTMTIIGARVNSQRKNIDKPGNNALGRILKVYQENKDVDVETLELKLDEAILKETPALESRISIIKVLAAIAPMMGLLGTVTGMIATFQSIQLFGTGDPKLMAGGISMALITTVQGLVAALPLMLMHAVVVARSKSIVQVLEEQSAGIIAAHAEKRAD, via the coding sequence ATGAAGAAGTTAATTACTACAGCTGTATTAGCTGCAAGTTTTTCTTTAACTGCTGGTATGGTTAGCGCTGCTGATGCGCCTAAGACCATCGATCAATTATTGCAGCAAGTTAAAGTTGATCGCGCTGCTGAAGGCAAAGTTAACAGCAAACGTGAACAAGAGTTCCAAGCTGAGCGTGGCGATAAAGCGGCTCTGTTAAAGCGTGAAAAAGATGCTTTAGCGGCTGAGAAGCAACGCGGTAAAGACTTAAACCAAGCTTTCTTAGACAACGAGCGTAAAATTGCTCAGTTAGAAGAAGACCTGAAAACTGCTCAAGGTGACTTGGGTGAGATGTTCGGTGTGGTTAAAGGTGAAGCGGGTGATTTCGCTGGTAAATTAGCGAGCTCAAACGTAAGTGCTCAATACCCAAATCGTGATAAATTCATCGCTGATTTAGGTGCACGTAAGCAATTACCAAAAATCGAAGAGTTAGAGCAATTCTGGCAAGAACAATTATTCGAAATGGCACAATCTGGTAAGGTTGTTAAATTCGAAGGTTCTGTAACGGGTATCGACGGTAGTGTTAAAAACACCACTATTCACCGCATTGGTACTTACAACTTAACTGCTGATGGCAAGTATGTTGTTTACAACCCTGAATTAGGTTTAATTCAAGAGTTATCACAACAACCAGAAGGCTACCAAGTTAGTGCAGTAGGTAAGTGGGAACAAACTACTTCTGGTACTGCGCCATTCTACATCGACCCAGCTCGTGGCGTTCTGTTAAACATCTTCACTAACAAAGCAAGCTTTGAAGATCGTTTAGAAGCGGGTGGTACAATCGGTTACATCATTATCGCTCTGTTAGCATTAGGTCTGTTGATCTCTATCGAACGTTTAGTGACTATGACTATCATCGGCGCTCGTGTGAACAGCCAACGTAAGAACATTGATAAGCCAGGTAACAACGCCTTAGGTCGTATCCTGAAAGTGTATCAAGAGAACAAAGACGTTGACGTTGAAACATTAGAGCTGAAACTTGACGAAGCGATTCTGAAAGAAACGCCTGCGTTAGAGTCTCGCATTTCAATCATCAAAGTTCTGGCTGCTATCGCCCCTATGATGGGTCTGTTAGGTACAGTAACCGGTATGATTGCAACCTTCCAAAGTATCCAATTGTTCGGTACTGGCGATCCAAAACTGATGGCTGGCGGTATTTCTATGGCGCTGATCACTACAGTTCAAGGTCTGGTTGCGGCTCTGCCTCTGATGTTAATGCACGCAGTTGTTGTTGCTCGTAGCAAGTCAATCGTGCAAGTTCTGGAAGAGCAAAGTGCTGGTATCATCGCAGCGCACGCTGAGAAGAGGGCTGACTAA
- a CDS encoding DUF3450 domain-containing protein, which translates to MSKVSNRTKIATALVGVLALASSNLVVADPLTDVQKADSMIHADAAASQKNVDKYFDQAQDMLFEYGSVADERESLKSYNDYVASLVADQQKTMDAIQTDINGVDKLRQGVVPLMFKMVESLEQFVQLDLPFNSEVRANRVKELKTLLNTAEVTLAEKYRLILDAYSIEREYGSAVAVNQGKLTLDGKEVLVDFFNLGRVALYAQSLDQKTGWMYNPESKGWDKLDDSYLRELTKGIRIARKQGALDLFALPIPAAETAQ; encoded by the coding sequence ATGTCCAAGGTAAGCAATAGAACAAAAATCGCTACTGCACTTGTTGGCGTGCTGGCATTAGCGAGCAGCAACTTAGTAGTTGCAGATCCTCTTACCGACGTGCAAAAAGCGGATAGTATGATCCATGCTGATGCTGCTGCGTCGCAAAAGAATGTTGATAAGTATTTCGATCAAGCACAAGACATGCTTTTTGAGTATGGTTCTGTTGCTGATGAGCGTGAGTCACTGAAGTCCTATAACGATTACGTTGCCAGCTTAGTTGCTGACCAACAAAAAACGATGGACGCGATTCAAACTGACATTAACGGCGTAGACAAACTGCGTCAGGGCGTTGTGCCTTTAATGTTTAAAATGGTTGAGTCTTTAGAACAGTTCGTTCAATTAGATCTACCATTTAACTCTGAAGTTCGCGCTAACCGCGTTAAAGAGTTAAAAACACTGTTAAACACTGCTGAAGTGACTTTAGCAGAAAAATACCGTTTGATTCTGGATGCGTACAGCATCGAGCGTGAATACGGTAGTGCTGTTGCAGTTAACCAAGGTAAATTGACCTTAGACGGTAAAGAAGTATTAGTAGACTTCTTTAACTTAGGTCGCGTAGCTCTTTATGCTCAGAGCTTAGATCAAAAGACTGGCTGGATGTACAACCCAGAATCTAAGGGTTGGGATAAGTTAGATGACAGCTATTTGCGTGAACTGACAAAAGGTATCCGCATTGCCCGTAAACAAGGCGCTCTAGATCTATTCGCGTTACCAATTCCTGCTGCGGAGACTGCACAATAA
- a CDS encoding class I SAM-dependent methyltransferase codes for MKQWTNYWQHSKALNSFSEGQSALGYHGEMLYFWQNQLSALSNGAKVLDIGTGNGALAILCYQYAQTLGFVWELLGIDAADINPKVNIYSDESINKALQNISFRGNTFIERSELESGDFDFICSQYAIEYSDLTQSLPEICRLLAPNGRFCALMHATESEIVADSRLGLSFLNILLDKSPFLKEVGAVLVYAEKFIKEGKSLADDVEFKRLNEVLLFQVKWLKSKALDMGCDSWFNSILSKIAPLLYQLKTENVAIFDEYCKQLFFYRMRIRDQLDSVIDEKRKQLLLESLERLHVQYCFSELFVEGKHVGITLVIHK; via the coding sequence ATGAAACAATGGACTAACTACTGGCAACATTCCAAAGCGTTAAATAGTTTTTCAGAAGGACAAAGTGCTCTCGGATATCACGGTGAAATGCTGTATTTTTGGCAAAATCAATTATCTGCGTTATCTAATGGGGCTAAGGTTTTGGATATAGGTACTGGTAATGGTGCTTTAGCCATACTCTGTTATCAATACGCGCAAACATTAGGATTTGTATGGGAACTTCTAGGTATCGATGCCGCAGATATTAATCCAAAGGTAAACATTTATTCTGATGAGAGCATCAATAAGGCATTGCAAAATATTTCATTTAGGGGAAATACCTTTATTGAGCGAAGTGAATTAGAGTCTGGGGACTTCGATTTTATATGTAGCCAATACGCAATTGAATATTCGGATCTGACTCAATCTTTACCTGAGATATGTAGGTTGTTGGCACCCAATGGGAGATTTTGTGCGTTGATGCACGCAACTGAGTCTGAAATCGTGGCCGATTCTAGACTCGGATTGTCCTTTCTAAATATCTTATTAGATAAGAGTCCATTTCTAAAAGAGGTTGGGGCGGTATTGGTTTATGCAGAAAAATTCATCAAAGAAGGTAAGAGCTTAGCTGATGATGTTGAGTTCAAGCGATTAAATGAGGTTTTACTGTTTCAAGTGAAGTGGTTGAAGTCAAAGGCCCTGGATATGGGATGTGACAGTTGGTTTAATTCAATTTTATCTAAAATTGCCCCACTTTTATATCAGCTAAAGACTGAGAATGTTGCAATCTTCGATGAATATTGCAAACAGTTATTTTTCTATCGAATGCGTATTCGTGATCAATTGGATTCAGTCATCGATGAAAAAAGAAAGCAATTACTCTTAGAAAGCTTGGAAAGGCTACACGTTCAATACTGCTTTTCGGAACTATTCGTTGAAGGGAAACACGTTGGCATAACTTTAGTAATCCACAAATGA